From Dreissena polymorpha isolate Duluth1 chromosome 15, UMN_Dpol_1.0, whole genome shotgun sequence, a single genomic window includes:
- the LOC127859745 gene encoding uncharacterized protein LOC127859745, which yields MATFSQPTIEKGSDMVLDFLCSTCEEKKLKESADYYCESCVKFFCQKCIDMHSQLFTQHSPHGSGDMKKWPVAKKVEDCLLKCDVHKEENNDMFCKDHSQLCCHKCAILNHRTCTTVMLLSELVKTTPTDLKQVSVTIQTTLAKLKDLQENQEDSLQSLLSSYDEQLHKIQENCKKLIADLNKLEQKTKQKLKDTLTKLQAPLERDINKCATLQDELKQLGDAIHVIGDKSKQELSLIASIKCQDRIQQFEKYQKENFVEVKSLINFQHNIEIVQYLSKLSGLGRIEHITQTLKVQGNPNQIIRMYEKSEYNVRARWDNVLLNCSIIDVCVLPSGLVLAADDFNNNVKLLNQQYQVVSQCSVSGQPFNMSLITPSEVGVTVGSKIKFIEVNNSKLVKVRKLQLQHTCKGIAYHEGNLFVTSGTALYKYRYAQNDKIGRKLHENKYENTVSRCAVSPTGDKLYITNKTQDKLLTLARDGSVLAVFMDPKLIEPTGVHVTPAGQVLVCGARSHTILQVDNKGCRQLATLGTERDGIKYPYSVYYNTDTIIVGQWDNNNVLVFKVK from the exons ATGGCAACCTTTTCGCAACCCACTATTGAAAAAGGATCTGACATGGTCCTAGACTTCTTGTGTTCGACCTGCGAAGAAAAGAAACTGAAGGAATCAGCTGATTATTATTGCGAATCCTGCGTAAAGTTTTTCTGCCAAAAATGTATTGACATGCACAGCCAGTTGTTTACGCAACATTCCCCTCATGGAAGTGGAgatatgaagaaatggccagttGCCAAGAAGGTGGAAGATTGTCTTCTTAAATGTGATGTTCATAAAGAAGAAaacaatgacatgttttgcaAAGACCATAGCCAGCTGTGCTGCCATAAATGTGCTATTCTGAATCacag GACATGCACAACGGTGATGCTTTTATCAGAGTTGGTAAAAACTACACCCACAGACCTCAAACAAGTATCAGTTACCATCCAAACTACTCTGGCAAAACTGAAGGATCTTCAAGAAAACCAGGAGGATAGCCTTCAGTCTCTGCTAAGTTCATACGATGAGCAGTTGCACAAAATACAggaaaattgtaaaaaattaatTGCAGACTTAAACAAGCTTGAACAGAAGACAAAGCAGAAATTGAAAGATACACTGACCAAATTGCAAGCCCCTCTTGAACGGGATATCAACAAATGTGCCACTCTTCAAGATGAATTAAAACAACTTGGAGACGCTATTCACGTCATTGGTGATAAAAGCAAGCAGGAACTATCTCTTATAGCTAGCATTAAATGCCAGGATAGAATACAGCagtttgaaaaatatcaaaaGGAGAACTTTGTCGAAGTAAAATCTTTGATAAATTTCCAGCACAATATTGAAATTGTGCAGTACCTTTCCAAGTTGTCAGGTCTTGGGAGGATTGAACACATTACCCAGACTTTGAAAGTGCAGGGAAATCCAAACCAAATAATAAGGATGTACGAGAAGTCTGAGTATAATGTTCGTGCACGATGGGATAATGTGTTGTTAAATTGCAGTATCATAGATGTATGTGTTCTTCCTAGTGGACTGGTCCTGGCTGCAGACGACTTCAACAATAATGTCAAGCTGCTAAACCAACAGTACCAGGTAGTGAGTCAGTGTAGTGTATCTGGCCAGCCATTTAACATGTCTctgatcacacccagtgaggttggtGTTACTGTTGGTTCAAAGATCAAGTTCATCGAAGTCAACAACAGTAAGCTGGTAAAGGTTAGAAAACTTCAATTACAACATACATGCAAAGGTATTGCCTACCATGAGGGAAacctttttgtcacctctggGACAGCACTGTACAAGTACCGGTACGCACAGAACGATAAAATAGGCAGGAAACTGCATGAGaataaatatgagaacacag TATCACGTTGTGCAGTGAGCCCAACAGGTGACAAGCTGTACATCACTAACAAAACCCAGGACAAGCTCCTCACTCTGGCCAGGGATGGATCAGTCCTTGCCGTCTTCATGGACCCTAAACTGATAGAACCGACTGGTGTACATGTTacacctgcaggccaggtgctggtgtGTGGCGCAAGGTCACATACTATCTTACAGGTGGACAATAAGGGATGTAGGCAGCTGGCTACACTGGGTACAGAAAGGGATGGGATAAAATACCCATACTCGGTTTACTACAACACTGACACCATTATTGTTGGACAGTGGGATAACAACAACGTCTTGGTGTTCAAAGTGAAATAG